TAGAAGCGTCGAATATTCTCCGATGAAAAAAGGGCAGCTATCGAGCAAGAAATTGACCGACTCCTCGAAGCTAAATTCATCGAGCCCGTTCAGTTCCCCACATGGATCTCCAATGTCGTTTTAGTCAAGAAACATAATGGAAAATGGTGAATGTGTGTCGATTATTCGGACGTTAACAAAGCATGCCACAAAGACTTCTACCCACTCCCAAACATCGATCAGCTGATCAACTCTACAGCAGGAAATGAACTCATCTCCTTTATGGACGCATTTTCAGGGTACAACCAGATAAAAATGGATTCTCGTGATTGGGAAAAAACGGCATTCATTACTCACAGAGGAGTGTTCGGGTATCGAGTCATGCCTTTTGGAATGATTAATGCTGGCACAACCTTCCAGCAGATGATGGACACAATCTTTGGCTCGCAAATAGGAAAAACATGTTAATCTATGTCGACGACATGATAACCAAGTCCAAACTCGCCGTTAACTACTCACTTGACCTTCGTGAGACTTTTGAAAATGCCCGGAAACATAACTTGCGTCTCAACCCTAATAAATGTTCATTCGGGCTTACGTCCAACAAGTTCCTGGGATTTATGATCACACAACGAGGCATCGAGGCTGACCCCGCACAGACAAAAGCCATCCTAGAAATGGAGGATCCAAAATCCATCAAAGACTTGCAAAAGCTAACAGGGTACATAGCAGCCCTTCAAAGATTTATCCCCCAATCGTCCAAAAGATGTCTTCCTTTCTTCGCCACCATAAAAAGGCTTCAAGGTCAACACCATTTGAATGGAACGATGAGTGCAAATCCGGATTCTCAgaacttaaaacatttttaaaaaaccCTCCCATCCTCACTAGGCCAATCCCAGGTGAAGCTCTTCGCATTTATCTGTCGGCATCCGATGAAACAGTTGTAGCCGTCCTGGTTCGACTCGACGAAGGAAGGGAAGTCCCCATGTACTACATTAGTCACTCACTGCGGGATGCTGAAACTCGATACCCTCAGGTCGAAAAGCTCATGTATGCCTTGGTCATTGCAAGCAGAAAGCTTTGACATTATTTCCAAGCAAGGGAAATACATGTATTGATAAATGCTCCACTCAAAAGAATCTTGCACAAACCTGATATGACAGGAAGACTCGCAGCATGGACCATCGAATTAAGTCAATTCTACATCGAATATAAACCACGAACAGCTATAAGGGCTCAAGTCCTCTCAGATTTTGTGGCAGAATGCCAATTCAAGACCAAAGGGTCCGACCCCGAGGAAATTCAGCCAAGGCCGTGGCTATTGTTTGTTGACGGTTTATCGACCTCGAATTCTGGCGGCGCAGGGATAATCCTTATCATCCCAGAAGGATTTAAAGTCCAACAGGCCCTTAAGTTCGAATTTCAAGCAACAAATAACGTGGCCGAATACGAGGCATTAATTGCGGGACTAAAATTGGCAACGAACCTCGAGGTAGATTTTATCGACATATTTGGCGATTCCCAGCTGGTGGCTAAGCAAATAAGCAGAGGGTTTAAGACCCATAATGAAAGCATGGCTAAATACCTTGCAATGACACAAGAGCTGCTCAAAAAGTTCTCCTCCTGGAAACTGTCAAATGTGGATAGAACAGAAAATCAATGGGCGGATTCCCTCGCCAAGATAGCCTCGTCCAATCTGAAATTGAACCTCGACCGAGTATATTTTGACAGCCTGAAATCCCCCGTTATCGACATGGTGATAGTCCACAATATTCAAAGCAATCCCGACTGGCGAAGCCCTATCCTTGAGTATATCCTAGAAAATAAACTTCCCACGGAAAAAAGTGAAGCCCGCGCAATCATGTTTAAAGCAAGAAATTATTGCACGATTGGTTCAGTGTTATATCGATATGCATTAACTGAACCACTTCTCCGATGCTTAAGCCCAGAAGAGGTCGATCAAGCAATTCTCGAGGTTCACACGGGGATATGTGGCGAACATATCGGAGGAAAGAACCTAGCTCTTAAAATCATGAGACATGGGATGTATTGGCCCATACTCCGAAAAGATTGTGAGGGTTACGTGCGCAAATTTCAGGCATGCCAGCGACATGGGAACGTGAGTCATCGACCCACAACGGAGCTCAACTCGATTCTCGCTCCTTGCCCTTTCTATCAATAGGGAGTCGATATCGTGGGACCTTTTCCCAAGTCTAGAGGTCAGTGTCAATACATCGTGGTTGCAGTCGACTACGCGACGAAATGGGTCGAGGCAAAACCTCTCTCAAAGATCAGAGAAAAAGAGATGATTGAATTTTTTATGGAATATGTGGTATTTCGATTTGGAGTTCCAAGGATTTCAGTTTCAGATAACGGGACGCAATTTGTTGGTGCACAATTCGAGAAAGTTTTAAGCGACTTGAAAATCCAACACATCAAAGCATCAGTTGCATACCCACAGGCCAATGGCCTTGCAGAAATAACAAACAGAACCATCTTACAAGGATTAAAGAAAAGGATAGAAGAAATTCCCCGATGTTGGGTTGACGAGCTCCCTAATGTGTTGTGGTCCTACAGAACAACTCCACGAAGCGCAACAGGAGAAACCCCTTTCCGCCTCGCGTACGGTGTCGACGCCGTTTTGCCTGTCGAGGTCAGTCGGATTTCCCCTAGGATCGAGGTCTTTGATCCCTCTTTCACAGCCGAAGGATTATATTTTCACAATGACTTACTTGAAGAAACAAGAGAGGAATCTTGACTTCGCATGATCGCTCAACAGGAGAAGTTGGCAAGGTACTTCAACAAGAAAGTTAAAAATAGGCGGTTTGAAGTGGGAGACCTTGTCCTTCGAGACTCCGCCGCATCACAGCCAACAATCACAGGATAATTTAAACCAACATGGGAAGGCCCATACAAGGTATCGAAGGTCGTCAGTGCAGGAACCTACGAGCTCTCATACCTCGATGGTCAACCAGTTAAGAATGCCTGGAATGGAATCCACCTCAAGAAATTCTATCAATGATTAATTCTCTATGTAATGATTAAAAGTTCGAGGCCGCAGGGCCCTACCAAAAACCAACCCTCGATGCAATGAGGGTCGTTATGAGATCCCCATCAAGGGAATTTAAGTTATGAAAGCTTTGTCATTTTGTGAAAATGCTATAATTCGTCTCCCGCTTAACCCacaaaaagaaagagaaagaaagaatcaatCAAGTGGAATTATCTCCATATTACATCTTTAATAGCTTCGATGACAGGAAAAACTCAGTGTTAAAAAAAAGAGCCAAGTAAAAAAAATGTGCTTGATAGATACGAGCGGGGAACAATAACataatatatttttgaaaaacGAAATGTTTTAACTACGGGAAAGTTATATCGCAGCTCAAAAGAACACTTTAAGTGCTCAAGATAAAGATATCTTCTTAAACATAAACACACAAAATACCATTAAACAACAAATGAAATTCACCAACAGCGAGTAGCAGGAAATAACATAAATCCAAAGATCAACGTCAGGAAAGCCTAAGTTCACAATTTCACAGAAACCATAAAGTCattacataaaatttaaaatcaataCATCATCTACGGGGCATTCCCCACCTTCAATTCGTATCGGTCGGATCATCAGGATGCGAAGCCGCGAGGTCAGATATATAGTCTTCAAAAGTGTGCCCCGTGACGTCGAACCCCGCTCCTTGCATTCGCGTAACACAACGCCCATAACCATCTCCGAGAGCATTCACAATATCCTCGATCCCTTTCTCAACCTCCGCCTTCAAAGCGGTATTTTCGTCAACAATAAGCTTATATGATGAATTCATCCCATCCACTTGACGCTCAAAGGCTTCACACTTAACCCTCAGACTATCGCGCTCTTGTTTAGCATCACGAAGCTTATGCTCGACCTCCGACACCTGCGCATCCATCGATTGGCCTTTAACATCCATCTCACTTACTTTCTTTGACAATGCGGTGTTCGCATTAGCCAATTCAAATGACCTTTTCTCTAAACCCGAGTAATTCATCTCGAGCTTCTTCTTCTCTGCCCTAAGAGTGCTCACTTCAGCTTCCAACTTCGCTCGAGCCGTATCACTTTCACCAGCTCGAAATTCTTCCACGACATGCATGAAATCAGCGAGAAACTGCCATAATTCAAAATTACAACAATCAGAAATGAAACACAAGGtactaaattttttttttaacaTACCCTTCCCGCTCGGCTCTTACAGCGATCCGCTAAATCCTCTCGACGACGCCCATTGAAAGCAATCGCATCTTGAGGAAGATGAAAAAGATCGAAGACCCTCAGCGGCACAGTTATTCCACCTGTCCAACATTCGTGGGGTTGAATCTCAACCCTCACAACTCTTTTTTTCGATCGAGGGTCGATGGTAGAAGCCATTGTCGCCCTGTTACCAACCAATGTGAGGCAAGTGTTCACCCCACCAACCGACGCGTCCGCTTCACCAAGCCCACCATCTCCACAATTTTCCTCTTCAACCTCTCGACGCCCCCTCTTGCGAGAATTCAGATCAGCCGGCTCCACATCTGGCATAGCCTTCCCAGGATCTTCCACAACTTTATTTCCTTGGTCATCCAATAACTTAATCGACACAGAATGCCCAACCCTCGACGGGCCAGAGGGGGCACCATCAGCACTCTTCCTCGAGGCTCTCTTAATAAGCAACATCATAGCCTTGTCCATCTCTCCTTTAACCCCGCTATTCAATATCTTCCCCAAAGAAGCTCCATCCACTAATGCAAAACAAGCCAAAAGAAAAATTTAGCACGAGTAATATTAATACAAGAAGTAACAGTAAAAAGAAAAGGGGGAGAGAAGTAAAGAATACAACATTAAAAAAAAGAGAACGAACAAATAACTAAAAATTCCCCCCTTATAATCATGCATTTCTAAAAAATCAGGTTCCTTTAACTGAAGATGAGTGTACACCGAGGCCACCCCATAAAACCCGTTCAAATACTTAGCATCGCACTTCTCGAGATTATTCAAGTAGTCGATAGTAAGCTGACTTACTTTCCCACACGGTTTCACAAATTCTAAATCTGGCCCCCCAAAATACAACCACTTAGAGTGATACCTGAGTTAGAGGACCTAACGCTGACAATCTTAACCCTTTTGTAAGGACAGTCGAAGTAAACCTGCCCATCGTGATACCTAACTGCATAAATCAAGAAGAAAAGCTTAAATGAAGGAATCAAATTCCTATCGCAACAGAGAGCGACAAACCCACTAAGCTGTGCGAGGGAATTGGGCGTCAACTGACTAACTCCGCAACCAATAGCCTCGAACATCGTCAAGAAAAATGGGTGCATAGGTAACTGGAGCCCCGAAGTGAAAAAGGATTATCGGTATCCCGTGCATCCCATACTCCAGTATCATTCATACCCTTTCATCGGCTGTCGGCACTCGATAACGATAACCATTCGTTAAATCCACGTATAATTTCAACTTACTTACTGGGGGATCCTTGGTAATATAATAACTTAAATAATTCAAACTCAACCTGTCCCCGAACTCTTCCATACCCGCACGAAGGCTATCCTCAACAATTCGACGCCTTCTCTCTAACGTTCGAGGGCTCAAAGGAGGCAAAGGGAGAGGTCCTGTAGGAATGCCCTTTAACAGTTCATCTTCATTCATAAAATCAAAAGATCCACATTGCTCTAAATCGGGAATCTCCAAATTATTCAAATTCTAGAAGGATTCCTGATCACCCTCCTCGAGGGGCCGTTTACCAGGGTCTCGACCAAAAGCACTACGAATAGATGACGAACTAGATTGATCCATTAAATTATTGTAATCGAACAAACTAAATCAAGAGAAGCAAGATGTAATTTAGAAAGTGGAAGATGACTTACAGGTGGTTACTGCAGATGCCGAGAATTTGAGATGAAATAGGAAATAATCCGGCCAGCCGCTCCTTTTCTTTTAACTGAATCAGAAGCCGAACAGTCCTGGGGTTCCAATGTCCAATCAATAGTCCCCAGAAAATAAAAACCAAAATACTTATACGTTTCAATAAAAAAAAAGAGAGGAGAAAAGAAACAAAGTTAAAGTACAACAATACGCACAACACattcttttttttattttatttttatctttACTTTTATTTTTACTGTACTAACATTTAATCCTCTCATTATCTTATGCCTTTTGACCACGCTTTGCTCATTTTGATAACTCTCAGATCCCAAAATAAAAGCGCAAATCTAAAGATAGTTGCTTGAACCGGAAGGGGGGAAAATGTTGGACCAAGAAAAGACGGCCCAAAGGAATCATAGTTAGAATAATTATGAAACATTatgtaaagcccaagaaggcccaattTGTAAGAAAAAGCCCATTTGGGACTTGGTATAAATAAAAGACAACAACCTCATTGAAAGAGGTTGGCAAATGAAGCCAAGAGATCATCTCCTAAAATTATagtctaataataataatattgttGGCACATCAgtgaacaaggtaaagaaagctaggaaaaataggaatggaaaggaaggtgtgaataaaagcaataattatatgcctgttcctgatgctcctagaaagaaatgttacaactgtgaaaactctaaccatcttacttctttttataggaaaaataaagatataaactctttacctcctaaatcaggagttaagagtcagtctgttaggtttaaaccacaaaatccttattttcattgtggtagtttatggcattccatttatacttgtaaggaacatcatagtttgtactatgattattatcaaataaaatcttctttgaagaaagatagtgtaattccttctagtgtaaagtctgatgcaaagtctgatataaattctgataaacagcacgttagcataaactctgaaattaaatccgctgcaaatgctaacaaacttaaaaaggccaaatgatccaagcaagtctgggtccttaaaactaaccaatagtggtctttgtgattgcagggcaacatgaaaaacatcctagttctggacagtggatgttcaggacatatgactggaaataaagccatgttatcagactttgtggagaaagctggtccaggagtttcttatggacatggaaacatgggaaaaactctgggatatggcaatatcaatcttgggaatgtcatcattgaaacagtagctcttgtctcaggacttaaacacaatttactaagtgtgagtcaaatctgtgacagaggttatcatgtggatttctttgaagaacactgtgaaggAGTAAGTAATtttacaggcaaagtggttctgaaaggttacaggcatggtaacatatatgaagccagactttcaacaagctctgatggttctgcaatatgtctattgagtagagcatcaattgaagaaagctggaattggcacaaaagactctctcatttaaatttcaacaacataaatgagctagtaaagaaaaatcttgtgagaggactgccaaaatcagtatttactcctgatggcctttgtgatttatgtcaaaaggtaaaacaaagaaaatcttcattcaaaagcaaaactgaatcctcaattcttgagccttatcacttactgcatgttaaTCTATTcggtccagtcaatgtcatgtcaattgcaaagaagaaatatgctatggttatagtggatgagttcacatgatacacttgggtgtatttcttgcacaagaagaatgaaactgcatctactctaactgatcatgtcagacagctggataagttggtcaaagattctgttaaaataataagaagtgataatggcactgagtttaagaattcaatcatggaagagttctgcaaaaagcatggaattaagcaggaattttctgcacctggaactccacggcaaaatggagttgtagaaagaaagaaaaggactctcgttgaagctgcacaaactatgcttgatgaagcaaagctgccaacctacttttgggctgaagctgtgtagactgcttgttttacacagaatgctacactcataaacaagcatggaaaaacaccatatgagatggtaaagaaaaagaagccaaatgtgaaatactttcatgtatttggatgtaagtgttttgttcttaagactcatcctgaacagctgtcaaaatttgatctaaaagctggtgaaggaatttttgttggatatccactttccacaaaagccttcagagtctacaatttaagaataagggttatcatggaatctatcaatgtatcttttgatgataaaaagattactggacttgaagatttcaatgatcatgatcagctgagatttaaaaatgaagacttaaattctgattctgcaaattctgatggattaaatcctgatcctgtaagttctgataggttaaattctgatgtcagtgaaactgtggtaactactccaaaggtaattgcacctgttcagggggagaaAGCTGAAGAttctaccacaactcaagactctcaagaagcatcggaacctgtcactggctcttcaagttctggttcatcaagttctgatgagccaaattatgataattctggaaactctgattcttcaaatcctgaaggatccaactcaaattctgaagtctcagagagcataactacagggggagcatcagaaaatgctgatggagacagcatggatcatgggggaggatccagttctagagaacaactttcatctgcaaggaagtggactaaagcacatacacctgacttaataattggagatcatgaagcaggtgtcagaactagaactgcaacaacaaatgaatgtctctatcattcctttctatctcagactgaaccaaagaaagtggaagaagctcttcaagatgctaattgggtgcaagtaatgcaggaagagttaaatgaatttgaaagaaataaagtctggaccctagtgccaaaaccaaagaacagatccattgttggcacaaaatgggtgttcagaaacaaaactgacagtgatggcataattacaagaaacaaagcaatgctggttgctaaaggttactctcaacaggagggtattgattatgatgaaacatttgcaccagttgctagattggaagccataagaatctttttggcttatgctgctcacaaaaagtttaaagtctttcaaatggatgtgaaaagtgcttttctcaatggagaattggaagaagaggtatatgttgaacaacctccagaatttgtaaatccaaaatttccaaatcatgtctacagacttgataaagcactttatggccttaagcaagctccaagagcatggtatgagactttagctcaattccttctggaaagtggatttaacagaggcacaattgataaaacactattctacctcaaccatggaaaggtcTTACTTTttgtacagatatatgttgatgatatcatctttggttctacaaatgacaaactctgtgaaaggtttgcaaaactaatgcagtcacgatatcaaatgagtatgatgggagaacttagttattttatgggacttcaagtcaagcaaaatgaagaaggtactttcataaatcaatccaagaacaccagaaatttactgaagaaatttgaaatgcaagaaTGTTCAACTGTATttactcccatggccactgcaaccaagttagataaagatactggagcatcagtagatattactaactatagaggtgTGATTGGCattttactctatttaactacaagtagacctgatatcatgtatgctacatgtctttgtgtaagatttcaggctaatctaagagaacctcatctaatagctgtaaaaagaatcttcaagtacctttagggtacagctgatctaggattgtggtatcctagagaatcagattttaagctaatatgttactcagatgcagattttgcaggatgcaaaatagacaggaaaagcactagtggaagctgcaatttcttggaggtagattggtttcttggtttagcaagaaacagaaatcaatttctacatcaactgcagaagcagaatatattgttgcaggaagctgttgtgcacagattctttggatgaagaatcagttactggactatgggttagaattttctaaaatacctatttattgtgataatcaaagtgctattgttatgataggtaatccagttcagcactcaatggcaaaacacatcaacattaggtaccatttcataagggaacatgtgatggaaggtatagtagaattgcattttgtgccaacagatcaacaactagcagatatcttcacaaaaccactatgtgaagctacttttacaagactggtaaatgaacttggaatggtttcagtttctttttcaaaatctgcttagtttttgttctcatgcattagactttatgatcagtgtttatagattgtcTTAACTCTGtataatttgtgcttaaattgtaatatattaaatattaattgttaTCTAATGTGattttatatactctgatagtgtattgaatgttctgtgactattcttTCCAATGAAGATTACTGtactagatgctgacctagtagtctttaacatactagaaatcccatgtttgaattagttgtttatgtggaaattcattaacacaagcaattCTAATTTTGTGTTGggtcaaatttactttgtgtatcttattactaagtcacaaactagatttttgcttcttatctgtcaaattctgatgtcagtaaatcttaaggatgaactacatgcttgataagcctcacttatctgaagaaaagaaaataaaagaaaattgaagtcgggtactcctttgagatctagagtaatatatgtgaaaggaaagacccaagtacattgctggtattaagttatatgcattagaaaagcaaataaatttttcttggtgacttttcacattctttcattactggagaaatactctgataatagcataaattctgatagcagttatgactcacttacactaagaagccactgtaaaaagaatgtcacaagatgcataaaatgagcacaaacagttgaggtggactcttgcataaatttattctatagtagacttcaaaattgaagacagattttaagcacttttcttagttatgccttatttctaagatatactgaagtttatcagactttaatctttatctgatcatttgcaaatacacacactctcactccatgtgaatgatgaaaattactgtggtgattaatttgtttttgacaaacagtttagtattatttgcataaattctgaggacaagttctgatgattaaactctgaagaaaccagtcagtatttgtatgaagaatcacagaaacagactTTCACTTcttgagtacagaagccatattctgatgaccgttaaattctgataatagtcaagttccgatgcaaatcctgatggaaactctgatgcttacatggaattatttaattacttggcttagTTTTAATATTTAcagtaacggtcatattttatccAAATTCCACAGTTAGTCAAATAGgttttagtaaactctgaccctcTCACATACAGTGCTATATTTCCTGATGTataaccatcccaacct
This sequence is a window from Apium graveolens cultivar Ventura chromosome 9, ASM990537v1, whole genome shotgun sequence. Protein-coding genes within it:
- the LOC141685922 gene encoding uncharacterized protein LOC141685922, producing the protein MTGRLAAWTIELSQFYIEYKPRTAIRAQVLSDFVAECQFKTKGSDPEEIQPRPWLLFVDGLSTSNSGGAGIILIIPEGFKVQQALKFEFQATNNVAEYEALIAGLKLATNLEVDFIDIFGDSQLVAKQISRGFKTHNESMAKYLAMTQELLKKFSSWKLSNVDRTENQWADSLAKIASSNLKLNLDRVYFDSLKSPVIDMVIVHNIQSNPDWRSPILEYILENKLPTEKSEARAIMFKARNYCTIGSVLYRYALTEPLLRCLSPEEVDQAILEVHTGICGEHIGGKNLALKIMRHGMYWPILRKDCEGYVRKFQGVDIVGPFPKSRGQCQYIVVAVDYATKWVEAKPLSKIREKEMIEFFMEYVVFRFGVPRISVSDNGTQFVGAQFEKVLSDLKIQHIKASVAYPQANGLAEITNRTILQGLKKRIEEIPRCWVDELPNVLWSYRTTPRSATGETPFRLAYGVDAVLPVEVSRISPRIEVFDPSFTAEGLYFHNDLLEETREES